One window of the bacterium genome contains the following:
- the menB gene encoding 1,4-dihydroxy-2-naphthoyl-CoA synthase, with amino-acid sequence MSQFPWKAAGTFQDIFYEKWNGIAKITINRPEVHNAFRPETLFDLQRAFLDAREDSEIGVVILTGAGTEAFCSGGDQKIRGEQGYVGKDNVPRLNVLDLQRQIRSLPKPVVAMVAGYAIGGGHVLHVVCDLTIAADNARFGQTGPRVGSFDGGFGAGYLARIVGHKKAKEIWFLCRQYSAQDALDMGLVNAVVPLQKLEETTVEWCREMLKLSPMALRCLKAAFNAETDGEAGIQELAGNTTLLYYMTDEAQEGRNAFKEKREPDFGKFKRVP; translated from the coding sequence ATGAGCCAATTTCCGTGGAAGGCCGCCGGAACTTTTCAAGATATTTTCTACGAAAAGTGGAACGGCATCGCCAAAATCACGATCAACCGTCCCGAGGTGCACAATGCATTCCGGCCGGAGACGCTGTTTGATTTGCAGAGAGCATTTCTCGACGCGCGGGAAGACAGCGAGATCGGCGTGGTGATTCTGACCGGTGCGGGCACGGAAGCGTTCTGCTCGGGCGGGGATCAGAAGATTCGCGGCGAGCAGGGCTATGTGGGCAAAGACAACGTGCCGCGACTGAACGTGCTCGATCTGCAAAGGCAGATTCGCTCACTGCCCAAGCCGGTGGTTGCGATGGTGGCGGGCTACGCGATCGGCGGCGGACACGTGCTGCACGTGGTGTGCGATCTGACCATCGCCGCCGACAACGCGCGCTTCGGACAGACCGGGCCGCGGGTGGGTTCGTTCGACGGCGGATTCGGAGCCGGCTATCTGGCGCGGATCGTCGGGCACAAGAAGGCGAAGGAGATTTGGTTTTTGTGCCGTCAGTATTCGGCCCAAGACGCGCTCGACATGGGACTGGTGAACGCGGTGGTGCCGCTTCAAAAACTCGAAGAAACGACCGTCGAGTGGTGCCGCGAAATGCTGAAGCTCTCACCAATGGCGCTGCGCTGTTTGAAGGCGGCCTTCAACGCGGAGACCGACGGCGAAGCGGGGATTCAGGAACTGGCCGGCAACACGACGCTACTCTACTACATGACCGACGAGGCTCAGGAAGGCCGCAATGCATTCAAAGAAAAGCGCGAGCCGGATTTCGGGAAGTTCAAGCGGGTGCCGTGA